Proteins co-encoded in one Xiphophorus hellerii strain 12219 chromosome 10, Xiphophorus_hellerii-4.1, whole genome shotgun sequence genomic window:
- the atxn2l gene encoding ataxin-2-like protein isoform X1 translates to MLKPQQQSGSGGRKATNGTSGPGGMSSPVSGINSGGRTPAGRNRSSAKPSFQSSPVFEGVYNNARMLHFLTAVVGSTCELRVKNGSMFEGIFKTLSSRCELAVDAVHKRSEEEGSSSAPPRSEDITDTMIFSPTDLVTMICRDVDLNYATRDTFTDTAISSSRINGEHKEKVLQKWEGGDSNGESYDLENDAVSQANGWDANEMFRYNEVKYGVTSTYDSSLSMYTVPLERGNSEVYRQREARAARLASEIESSPQYRHRVGLENDEGKSEEEKYSSVARDGSDREKGRESPRDRGSEKGRDSPGASSREGKYIPLPQRQRELNRERAERGPGGPPPHSRFGGGYRPTPSSSSSPRPQLPSAAGPQPGVSPSERSSPQSSRVGAYAAHHTPGSPSPGSGPASPYTPASPGGSAATPTSASTATSPSSPPNPHGHPVPHSHSHPLSLSDAGRPVNGVSAGPSPKAQRPSQPSRTNRVPNPLSQSTATRSPKSASSQDSPFVDVSVSAQKTSGPAPLFTVDVNEILGTAAKERSAESPGSTEDGKSSKAPSVQQRSQLEELRKFGKEFRLQPSGAGSSSPSSPAAATPPSVGEVNQSGAAKPPSDTHAPSEPKPQPPAPSPSQTQPQHSPAPSEEPTKDATTPLGTAAATTAPIPDRQSPATPQPARTPGTEDARSETGERTEGVADQVKKSTLNPNAKEFNPNKTQMPMTKPNTAPTPPRPTPPSPVVLQHPGGQGQLYNAPYLSYVSQMHPVQAPQMYQYPMSTVNQGKYPRGKVPTRPETSQMLQAAASVAGAPLVASPYPQSYLQYNPQQYSQQQVIQAMTYNGQPMYSMLQGGARMIGQGSGHHPQALGPPGGPQFPAQGEGPQGPQQGIYAPQSFSHHSGAVHQPQPSSTPTGNQPPPQHAAPSPGQNAQSGPQPQSLYHSGPLSAPTPPNMPPGHTSPQGSYPIPGYSIHSHQGLPPAYTLSQLTQAHVQGAMPGPHHSGSHGQPQLVMLQTPQQGPGGVPQHGPQQGPHQHFYIGHPPAMQVQTHPAPFHPPGN, encoded by the exons ATGCTGAAACCCCAGCAGCAATCCGGCTCAGGCGGGAGAAAGGCGACTAACGGAACATCAGGGCCCGGCGGTATGTCTTCCCCAGTCAGCGGCATCAACAGCGGCGGCCGGACACCGGCTGGAAG GAATCGTTCCTCTGCAAAGCCGTCGTTTCAGTCCTCTCCT GTATTTGAGGGTGTGTACAACAACGCCAGAATGCTTCACTTCCTCACAGCTGTAGTG ggTTCCACCTGTGAATTAAGAGTGAAGAATGGCAGCATGTTCGAAGGCATTTTCAAGACACTCAGTTCTCGG TGTGAGCTGGCTGTGGACGCTGTACACAAACGCAGCGAGGAAGAGGGCTCGTCATCTGCTCCGCCACGCAGTGAGGACATTACCGACACAATGATCTTCAGCCCAACAGATCTGGTTACAATGATCTGCAGAGATGTTGACCTCAACTACGCTACCAGAG ACACCTTCACAGACACGGCCATCAGCTCCAGTCGCATTAACGGAGAACATAAGGAGAAGGTTCTACAGAAATGGGAGGGAGGAGACAGCAACGGAGAAAGCTACGACCTTGAGAATGATGCCGTAAGTCAG GCCAATGGCTGGGATGCAAACGAGATGTTTCGCTACAATGAAGTAAAATATGGAGTCACATCTACATATGATTCCAGTCTCTCCATGTATAC CGTCCCGTTGGAGCGGGGCAACTCCGAGGTTTATCGGCAGAGGGAGGCGCGCGCCGCCCGCCTGGCCAGCGAGATCGAATCCAGCCCCCAGTACCGCCATCGCGTCGGCTTGGAAAACGACGAGGGCAAATCCGAGGAGGAGAAGTACAGCTCTGTGGCGCGGGACGGTAGCGATCGCGAGAAAGGTCGCGAGAGCCCTCGAGACAGAGGCAGCGAAAAAGGCAGAGACAGTCCTGGAGCAAGCAGCAG AGAGGGAAAATACATTCCACTACCTCAACGTCAGAGAGAGTTGAACCGCGAGCGAGCTGAGAGAGGTCCCGGCGGGCCGCCACCACACAGTCGATTTGGCGGAGGGTACCGGCCCACTCCTTCATCCTCGTCTTCGCCGAGGCCCCAGCTCCCCTCGGCTGCTGGACCCCAACCCGGAGTCTCTCCCTCAGAGAGAAGCAGCCCTCAGTCGAGTCGAGTCGGGGCATACGCCGCACACCATACACCGGGAAGTCCGAGTCCAGGTTCCGGTCCGGCGAGCCCATACACCCCTGCGTCTCCTGGTGGGTCAGCAGCCACTCCAACCTCTGCTTCTACAGCCACGTCTCCATCCAGCCCCCCCAACCCTCACGGACATCCTGTTCCTCACTCCCACTCACACCCGCTGTCTCTGTCTGATGCTGGCAGGCCTGTTAATGGAG TTTCTGCTGGACCGTCTCCTAAAGCCCAAAGACCTTCACAGCCAAGTCGGACAAATCGCGTTCCAAACCCACTTTCACAGTCCACAG CCACTCGTTCTCCTAAATCAGCCTCTTCCCAGGACTCGCCTTTCGTAGACGTCTCTGTGTCCGCCCAGAAGACGTCTGGCCCCGCCCCTCTCTTCACTGTAGATG TGAATGAGATCCTTGGTACAGCTGCTAAAGAGCGCTCTGCAGAAAGCCCTGGCAGCACAGAGGACGGCAAAAGCAGCAAAG CTCCTTCGGTTCAGCAACGGTCACAACTTGAAGAGCTGCGGAAATTCGGCAAAGAATTCAGG CTCCAGCCCAGTGGAGCCGGCTCCAGCTCTCCCAGCTCTCCGGCAGCAGCAACGCCACCTTCGGTCGGTGAGGTGAACCAGTCAGGTGCAGCCAAGCCTCCGTCAGACACCCACGCGCCCTCAGAGCCCAAACCTCAGCCTCCAGCTCCCAGTCCTTCCCAGACCCAACCCCAGCATTCACCAGCTCCCTCTGAAGAGCCCACCAAGGACGCCACAACGCCACTGGGCACCGCTGCTGCTACCACAGCTCCCATTCCAGACAGGCAATCACCAGCAACCCCTCAGCCGGCCAGGACCCCGGGAACAGAGGATGCTAGGTCTGAGACAGGAGAGCGTACTGAGGGTGTGGCAGA TCAAGTGAAGAAATcaactttaaatccaaatgctAAAGAGTTCAACCCAAACAAAACTCAGATGCCCATG ACAAAACCCAACACTGCACCAACCCCGCCTCGTCCAACTCCTCCAAGCCCAGTGGTCCTGCAGCATCCTGGTGGGCAGGGACAGCTCTACAATGCTCCCTACCTCTCCTACGTTTCACAGATGCACCCTGTGCAG GCTCCACAAATGTACCAGTACCCAATGTCGACAGTTAACCAAGGAAAATACCCCAGGGGCAAAg TGCCGACGCGGCCTGAAACATCACAAATGCTGCAAGCTGCTGCATCAGTAGCTGGAGCCCCTCTGGTGGCGTCTCCGTACCCTCAGTCGTACCTTCAGTACAACCCGCAGCAGTACAGCCAGCAGCAGGTCATCCAGGCCATGACATACAATGGACAG CCCATGTACTCCATGCTGCAGGGCGGAGCGAGGATGATAGGTCAGGGCAGCGGCCACCATCCCCAGGCCCTCGGCCCGCCCGGAGGGCCTCAGTTCCCTGCACAGGGAGAGGGGCCCCAGGGGCCGCAGCAGGGCATCTATG CGCCGCAGTCCTTCTCTCATCACTCGGGCGCCGTCCATCAGCCGCAGCCTTCCAGCACCCCGACCGGCAACCAGCCGCCCCCGCAGCACGCTGCTCCCAGCCCTGGGCAG AACGCCCAGTCCGGCCCGCAGCCTCAGTCCTTGTACCACTCAGGTCCGCTTTCGGCTCCCACTCCGCCCAACATGCCGCCGGGCCACACCTCCCCGCAGGGCTCCTACCCCATTCCGGGGTACAGCATCCACAGCCACCAGGGCCTCCCGCCTGCCTACACTCTGAGCCAGCTGACTCAG GCTCACGTTCAAGGAGCGATGCCGGGACCTCACCACTCAGGCAGCCACGGCCAGCCGCAGCTAGTAATGCTGCAGACGCCTCAGCAGGGACCAGGCGGCGTGCCGCAGCACGGGCCGCAGCAAGGACCGCACCAGCACTTTTACATAGGACACCCACCAG CGATGCAGGTACAAACACACCCTGCCCCCTTCCATCCACCTGGAAACTAA
- the atxn2l gene encoding ataxin-2-like protein isoform X3 has product MLKPQQQSGSGGRKATNGTSGPGGMSSPVSGINSGGRTPAGRNRSSAKPSFQSSPVFEGVYNNARMLHFLTAVVGSTCELRVKNGSMFEGIFKTLSSRCELAVDAVHKRSEEEGSSSAPPRSEDITDTMIFSPTDLVTMICRDVDLNYATRDTFTDTAISSSRINGEHKEKVLQKWEGGDSNGESYDLENDAVSQANGWDANEMFRYNEVKYGVTSTYDSSLSMYTVPLERGNSEVYRQREARAARLASEIESSPQYRHRVGLENDEGKSEEEKYSSVARDGSDREKGRESPRDRGSEKGRDSPGASSREGKYIPLPQRQRELNRERAERGPGGPPPHSRFGGGYRPTPSSSSSPRPQLPSAAGPQPGVSPSERSSPQSSRVGAYAAHHTPGSPSPGSGPASPYTPASPGGSAATPTSASTATSPSSPPNPHGHPVPHSHSHPLSLSDAGRPVNGVSAGPSPKAQRPSQPSRTNRVPNPLSQSTATRSPKSASSQDSPFVDVSVSAQKTSGPAPLFTVDVNEILGTAAKERSAESPGSTEDGKSSKAPSVQQRSQLEELRKFGKEFRLQPSGAGSSSPSSPAAATPPSVGEVNQSGAAKPPSDTHAPSEPKPQPPAPSPSQTQPQHSPAPSEEPTKDATTPLGTAAATTAPIPDRQSPATPQPARTPGTEDASQVKKSTLNPNAKEFNPNKTQMPMTKPNTAPTPPRPTPPSPVVLQHPGGQGQLYNAPYLSYVSQMHPVQAPQMYQYPMSTVNQGKYPRGKVPTRPETSQMLQAAASVAGAPLVASPYPQSYLQYNPQQYSQQQVIQAMTYNGQPMYSMLQGGARMIGQGSGHHPQALGPPGGPQFPAQGEGPQGPQQGIYAPQSFSHHSGAVHQPQPSSTPTGNQPPPQHAAPSPGQNAQSGPQPQSLYHSGPLSAPTPPNMPPGHTSPQGSYPIPGYSIHSHQGLPPAYTLSQLTQAHVQGAMPGPHHSGSHGQPQLVMLQTPQQGPGGVPQHGPQQGPHQHFYIGHPPAMQVQTHPAPFHPPGN; this is encoded by the exons ATGCTGAAACCCCAGCAGCAATCCGGCTCAGGCGGGAGAAAGGCGACTAACGGAACATCAGGGCCCGGCGGTATGTCTTCCCCAGTCAGCGGCATCAACAGCGGCGGCCGGACACCGGCTGGAAG GAATCGTTCCTCTGCAAAGCCGTCGTTTCAGTCCTCTCCT GTATTTGAGGGTGTGTACAACAACGCCAGAATGCTTCACTTCCTCACAGCTGTAGTG ggTTCCACCTGTGAATTAAGAGTGAAGAATGGCAGCATGTTCGAAGGCATTTTCAAGACACTCAGTTCTCGG TGTGAGCTGGCTGTGGACGCTGTACACAAACGCAGCGAGGAAGAGGGCTCGTCATCTGCTCCGCCACGCAGTGAGGACATTACCGACACAATGATCTTCAGCCCAACAGATCTGGTTACAATGATCTGCAGAGATGTTGACCTCAACTACGCTACCAGAG ACACCTTCACAGACACGGCCATCAGCTCCAGTCGCATTAACGGAGAACATAAGGAGAAGGTTCTACAGAAATGGGAGGGAGGAGACAGCAACGGAGAAAGCTACGACCTTGAGAATGATGCCGTAAGTCAG GCCAATGGCTGGGATGCAAACGAGATGTTTCGCTACAATGAAGTAAAATATGGAGTCACATCTACATATGATTCCAGTCTCTCCATGTATAC CGTCCCGTTGGAGCGGGGCAACTCCGAGGTTTATCGGCAGAGGGAGGCGCGCGCCGCCCGCCTGGCCAGCGAGATCGAATCCAGCCCCCAGTACCGCCATCGCGTCGGCTTGGAAAACGACGAGGGCAAATCCGAGGAGGAGAAGTACAGCTCTGTGGCGCGGGACGGTAGCGATCGCGAGAAAGGTCGCGAGAGCCCTCGAGACAGAGGCAGCGAAAAAGGCAGAGACAGTCCTGGAGCAAGCAGCAG AGAGGGAAAATACATTCCACTACCTCAACGTCAGAGAGAGTTGAACCGCGAGCGAGCTGAGAGAGGTCCCGGCGGGCCGCCACCACACAGTCGATTTGGCGGAGGGTACCGGCCCACTCCTTCATCCTCGTCTTCGCCGAGGCCCCAGCTCCCCTCGGCTGCTGGACCCCAACCCGGAGTCTCTCCCTCAGAGAGAAGCAGCCCTCAGTCGAGTCGAGTCGGGGCATACGCCGCACACCATACACCGGGAAGTCCGAGTCCAGGTTCCGGTCCGGCGAGCCCATACACCCCTGCGTCTCCTGGTGGGTCAGCAGCCACTCCAACCTCTGCTTCTACAGCCACGTCTCCATCCAGCCCCCCCAACCCTCACGGACATCCTGTTCCTCACTCCCACTCACACCCGCTGTCTCTGTCTGATGCTGGCAGGCCTGTTAATGGAG TTTCTGCTGGACCGTCTCCTAAAGCCCAAAGACCTTCACAGCCAAGTCGGACAAATCGCGTTCCAAACCCACTTTCACAGTCCACAG CCACTCGTTCTCCTAAATCAGCCTCTTCCCAGGACTCGCCTTTCGTAGACGTCTCTGTGTCCGCCCAGAAGACGTCTGGCCCCGCCCCTCTCTTCACTGTAGATG TGAATGAGATCCTTGGTACAGCTGCTAAAGAGCGCTCTGCAGAAAGCCCTGGCAGCACAGAGGACGGCAAAAGCAGCAAAG CTCCTTCGGTTCAGCAACGGTCACAACTTGAAGAGCTGCGGAAATTCGGCAAAGAATTCAGG CTCCAGCCCAGTGGAGCCGGCTCCAGCTCTCCCAGCTCTCCGGCAGCAGCAACGCCACCTTCGGTCGGTGAGGTGAACCAGTCAGGTGCAGCCAAGCCTCCGTCAGACACCCACGCGCCCTCAGAGCCCAAACCTCAGCCTCCAGCTCCCAGTCCTTCCCAGACCCAACCCCAGCATTCACCAGCTCCCTCTGAAGAGCCCACCAAGGACGCCACAACGCCACTGGGCACCGCTGCTGCTACCACAGCTCCCATTCCAGACAGGCAATCACCAGCAACCCCTCAGCCGGCCAGGACCCCGGGAACAGAGGATGCTAG TCAAGTGAAGAAATcaactttaaatccaaatgctAAAGAGTTCAACCCAAACAAAACTCAGATGCCCATG ACAAAACCCAACACTGCACCAACCCCGCCTCGTCCAACTCCTCCAAGCCCAGTGGTCCTGCAGCATCCTGGTGGGCAGGGACAGCTCTACAATGCTCCCTACCTCTCCTACGTTTCACAGATGCACCCTGTGCAG GCTCCACAAATGTACCAGTACCCAATGTCGACAGTTAACCAAGGAAAATACCCCAGGGGCAAAg TGCCGACGCGGCCTGAAACATCACAAATGCTGCAAGCTGCTGCATCAGTAGCTGGAGCCCCTCTGGTGGCGTCTCCGTACCCTCAGTCGTACCTTCAGTACAACCCGCAGCAGTACAGCCAGCAGCAGGTCATCCAGGCCATGACATACAATGGACAG CCCATGTACTCCATGCTGCAGGGCGGAGCGAGGATGATAGGTCAGGGCAGCGGCCACCATCCCCAGGCCCTCGGCCCGCCCGGAGGGCCTCAGTTCCCTGCACAGGGAGAGGGGCCCCAGGGGCCGCAGCAGGGCATCTATG CGCCGCAGTCCTTCTCTCATCACTCGGGCGCCGTCCATCAGCCGCAGCCTTCCAGCACCCCGACCGGCAACCAGCCGCCCCCGCAGCACGCTGCTCCCAGCCCTGGGCAG AACGCCCAGTCCGGCCCGCAGCCTCAGTCCTTGTACCACTCAGGTCCGCTTTCGGCTCCCACTCCGCCCAACATGCCGCCGGGCCACACCTCCCCGCAGGGCTCCTACCCCATTCCGGGGTACAGCATCCACAGCCACCAGGGCCTCCCGCCTGCCTACACTCTGAGCCAGCTGACTCAG GCTCACGTTCAAGGAGCGATGCCGGGACCTCACCACTCAGGCAGCCACGGCCAGCCGCAGCTAGTAATGCTGCAGACGCCTCAGCAGGGACCAGGCGGCGTGCCGCAGCACGGGCCGCAGCAAGGACCGCACCAGCACTTTTACATAGGACACCCACCAG CGATGCAGGTACAAACACACCCTGCCCCCTTCCATCCACCTGGAAACTAA
- the atxn2l gene encoding ataxin-2-like protein isoform X2: protein MLKPQQQSGSGGRKATNGTSGPGGMSSPVSGINSGGRTPAGRNRSSAKPSFQSSPVFEGVYNNARMLHFLTAVVGSTCELRVKNGSMFEGIFKTLSSRCELAVDAVHKRSEEEGSSSAPPRSEDITDTMIFSPTDLVTMICRDVDLNYATRDTFTDTAISSSRINGEHKEKVLQKWEGGDSNGESYDLENDAANGWDANEMFRYNEVKYGVTSTYDSSLSMYTVPLERGNSEVYRQREARAARLASEIESSPQYRHRVGLENDEGKSEEEKYSSVARDGSDREKGRESPRDRGSEKGRDSPGASSREGKYIPLPQRQRELNRERAERGPGGPPPHSRFGGGYRPTPSSSSSPRPQLPSAAGPQPGVSPSERSSPQSSRVGAYAAHHTPGSPSPGSGPASPYTPASPGGSAATPTSASTATSPSSPPNPHGHPVPHSHSHPLSLSDAGRPVNGVSAGPSPKAQRPSQPSRTNRVPNPLSQSTATRSPKSASSQDSPFVDVSVSAQKTSGPAPLFTVDVNEILGTAAKERSAESPGSTEDGKSSKAPSVQQRSQLEELRKFGKEFRLQPSGAGSSSPSSPAAATPPSVGEVNQSGAAKPPSDTHAPSEPKPQPPAPSPSQTQPQHSPAPSEEPTKDATTPLGTAAATTAPIPDRQSPATPQPARTPGTEDARSETGERTEGVADQVKKSTLNPNAKEFNPNKTQMPMTKPNTAPTPPRPTPPSPVVLQHPGGQGQLYNAPYLSYVSQMHPVQAPQMYQYPMSTVNQGKYPRGKVPTRPETSQMLQAAASVAGAPLVASPYPQSYLQYNPQQYSQQQVIQAMTYNGQPMYSMLQGGARMIGQGSGHHPQALGPPGGPQFPAQGEGPQGPQQGIYAPQSFSHHSGAVHQPQPSSTPTGNQPPPQHAAPSPGQNAQSGPQPQSLYHSGPLSAPTPPNMPPGHTSPQGSYPIPGYSIHSHQGLPPAYTLSQLTQAHVQGAMPGPHHSGSHGQPQLVMLQTPQQGPGGVPQHGPQQGPHQHFYIGHPPAMQVQTHPAPFHPPGN, encoded by the exons ATGCTGAAACCCCAGCAGCAATCCGGCTCAGGCGGGAGAAAGGCGACTAACGGAACATCAGGGCCCGGCGGTATGTCTTCCCCAGTCAGCGGCATCAACAGCGGCGGCCGGACACCGGCTGGAAG GAATCGTTCCTCTGCAAAGCCGTCGTTTCAGTCCTCTCCT GTATTTGAGGGTGTGTACAACAACGCCAGAATGCTTCACTTCCTCACAGCTGTAGTG ggTTCCACCTGTGAATTAAGAGTGAAGAATGGCAGCATGTTCGAAGGCATTTTCAAGACACTCAGTTCTCGG TGTGAGCTGGCTGTGGACGCTGTACACAAACGCAGCGAGGAAGAGGGCTCGTCATCTGCTCCGCCACGCAGTGAGGACATTACCGACACAATGATCTTCAGCCCAACAGATCTGGTTACAATGATCTGCAGAGATGTTGACCTCAACTACGCTACCAGAG ACACCTTCACAGACACGGCCATCAGCTCCAGTCGCATTAACGGAGAACATAAGGAGAAGGTTCTACAGAAATGGGAGGGAGGAGACAGCAACGGAGAAAGCTACGACCTTGAGAATGATGCC GCCAATGGCTGGGATGCAAACGAGATGTTTCGCTACAATGAAGTAAAATATGGAGTCACATCTACATATGATTCCAGTCTCTCCATGTATAC CGTCCCGTTGGAGCGGGGCAACTCCGAGGTTTATCGGCAGAGGGAGGCGCGCGCCGCCCGCCTGGCCAGCGAGATCGAATCCAGCCCCCAGTACCGCCATCGCGTCGGCTTGGAAAACGACGAGGGCAAATCCGAGGAGGAGAAGTACAGCTCTGTGGCGCGGGACGGTAGCGATCGCGAGAAAGGTCGCGAGAGCCCTCGAGACAGAGGCAGCGAAAAAGGCAGAGACAGTCCTGGAGCAAGCAGCAG AGAGGGAAAATACATTCCACTACCTCAACGTCAGAGAGAGTTGAACCGCGAGCGAGCTGAGAGAGGTCCCGGCGGGCCGCCACCACACAGTCGATTTGGCGGAGGGTACCGGCCCACTCCTTCATCCTCGTCTTCGCCGAGGCCCCAGCTCCCCTCGGCTGCTGGACCCCAACCCGGAGTCTCTCCCTCAGAGAGAAGCAGCCCTCAGTCGAGTCGAGTCGGGGCATACGCCGCACACCATACACCGGGAAGTCCGAGTCCAGGTTCCGGTCCGGCGAGCCCATACACCCCTGCGTCTCCTGGTGGGTCAGCAGCCACTCCAACCTCTGCTTCTACAGCCACGTCTCCATCCAGCCCCCCCAACCCTCACGGACATCCTGTTCCTCACTCCCACTCACACCCGCTGTCTCTGTCTGATGCTGGCAGGCCTGTTAATGGAG TTTCTGCTGGACCGTCTCCTAAAGCCCAAAGACCTTCACAGCCAAGTCGGACAAATCGCGTTCCAAACCCACTTTCACAGTCCACAG CCACTCGTTCTCCTAAATCAGCCTCTTCCCAGGACTCGCCTTTCGTAGACGTCTCTGTGTCCGCCCAGAAGACGTCTGGCCCCGCCCCTCTCTTCACTGTAGATG TGAATGAGATCCTTGGTACAGCTGCTAAAGAGCGCTCTGCAGAAAGCCCTGGCAGCACAGAGGACGGCAAAAGCAGCAAAG CTCCTTCGGTTCAGCAACGGTCACAACTTGAAGAGCTGCGGAAATTCGGCAAAGAATTCAGG CTCCAGCCCAGTGGAGCCGGCTCCAGCTCTCCCAGCTCTCCGGCAGCAGCAACGCCACCTTCGGTCGGTGAGGTGAACCAGTCAGGTGCAGCCAAGCCTCCGTCAGACACCCACGCGCCCTCAGAGCCCAAACCTCAGCCTCCAGCTCCCAGTCCTTCCCAGACCCAACCCCAGCATTCACCAGCTCCCTCTGAAGAGCCCACCAAGGACGCCACAACGCCACTGGGCACCGCTGCTGCTACCACAGCTCCCATTCCAGACAGGCAATCACCAGCAACCCCTCAGCCGGCCAGGACCCCGGGAACAGAGGATGCTAGGTCTGAGACAGGAGAGCGTACTGAGGGTGTGGCAGA TCAAGTGAAGAAATcaactttaaatccaaatgctAAAGAGTTCAACCCAAACAAAACTCAGATGCCCATG ACAAAACCCAACACTGCACCAACCCCGCCTCGTCCAACTCCTCCAAGCCCAGTGGTCCTGCAGCATCCTGGTGGGCAGGGACAGCTCTACAATGCTCCCTACCTCTCCTACGTTTCACAGATGCACCCTGTGCAG GCTCCACAAATGTACCAGTACCCAATGTCGACAGTTAACCAAGGAAAATACCCCAGGGGCAAAg TGCCGACGCGGCCTGAAACATCACAAATGCTGCAAGCTGCTGCATCAGTAGCTGGAGCCCCTCTGGTGGCGTCTCCGTACCCTCAGTCGTACCTTCAGTACAACCCGCAGCAGTACAGCCAGCAGCAGGTCATCCAGGCCATGACATACAATGGACAG CCCATGTACTCCATGCTGCAGGGCGGAGCGAGGATGATAGGTCAGGGCAGCGGCCACCATCCCCAGGCCCTCGGCCCGCCCGGAGGGCCTCAGTTCCCTGCACAGGGAGAGGGGCCCCAGGGGCCGCAGCAGGGCATCTATG CGCCGCAGTCCTTCTCTCATCACTCGGGCGCCGTCCATCAGCCGCAGCCTTCCAGCACCCCGACCGGCAACCAGCCGCCCCCGCAGCACGCTGCTCCCAGCCCTGGGCAG AACGCCCAGTCCGGCCCGCAGCCTCAGTCCTTGTACCACTCAGGTCCGCTTTCGGCTCCCACTCCGCCCAACATGCCGCCGGGCCACACCTCCCCGCAGGGCTCCTACCCCATTCCGGGGTACAGCATCCACAGCCACCAGGGCCTCCCGCCTGCCTACACTCTGAGCCAGCTGACTCAG GCTCACGTTCAAGGAGCGATGCCGGGACCTCACCACTCAGGCAGCCACGGCCAGCCGCAGCTAGTAATGCTGCAGACGCCTCAGCAGGGACCAGGCGGCGTGCCGCAGCACGGGCCGCAGCAAGGACCGCACCAGCACTTTTACATAGGACACCCACCAG CGATGCAGGTACAAACACACCCTGCCCCCTTCCATCCACCTGGAAACTAA